Part of the Niallia alba genome is shown below.
TGTGTTGTAGTCAATGACAAAACCATATTTATATGCCGGCACATTCATATTTTCTGCACTCTTCCACTGACCGCTAGTTTTCTTTTTAGACTGCCACGTGTTATAGAGCTTAGATTTTGGATCATCTACCCATACATCGTCATTGGTAATTTTTCGATAAGATAATTTTGTTCCAGGGTTCTTTTCTGTACCGAAAGCTGTCCCTATTGTAAATTTCCCAATGGGTGACTTTTTACCGCCTTCACTCATATTTGATGTAAATCCATATTTACCGATGTGTCCAGCTGTAGTTAGAACTGGAACCCATTCTCCTTTTGTATTCTTTTCAAATGTGCGAATTTCAGCAGAGGATGTATTATAACCATTTGATGTTACAAGAATCAATTGCTTATTTTTCCCCACTGTTTTTAGACCTGCTGCCAAATTTTTTGGTGCAGCTGGCTTTTTTGTTGTTAGATATTTACTCGAAACCCAGCCTGTTTTAGTGCCTACCGTTACTTTGCTCCAAGAGCCCTTTGTTTGCGATACTTTTAAAGATTGATTCTTTTTGACTGTTGTAATTACTTTGTAAGTGGTACCTGCACCACTTCTCACATTTAACGTACTTGCTGTGACATACATCGTTTTCGTCGTTGTTGCCGCTTTTGCTGCCGGCTTCTTTGTTGTTAAATATTTATTGGATGCCCAGCCTGTTTTCTTTCCAACTGTCACCTTATCCCAAGACCCTTTTGTTTGGGTTACTGTTACAGCCTGATTTTTCTTTACCGTCGTTACTACTTTGAACGAGGTACCAGCTCCACTTCTTATATTAAGGGAACTTGCTGTAACATATTTCGTTTTTTTGCTGGCAGCTTGCACTGTATTTGCCGAATGAAAGCCTGCAAATAATACTATGATCCCTATTAATACGACAAAAATCTTTTTACTCATTTTATTCCTTCTCCCTATGTAAATGTCATGCTCCATCTTATTTTACATATAAAAATTGCAGCAAAAATGGTTCATATAAAGTTTATC
Proteins encoded:
- a CDS encoding SH3 domain-containing protein, which gives rise to MSKKIFVVLIGIIVLFAGFHSANTVQAASKKTKYVTASSLNIRSGAGTSFKVVTTVKKNQAVTVTQTKGSWDKVTVGKKTGWASNKYLTTKKPAAKAATTTKTMYVTASTLNVRSGAGTTYKVITTVKKNQSLKVSQTKGSWSKVTVGTKTGWVSSKYLTTKKPAAPKNLAAGLKTVGKNKQLILVTSNGYNTSSAEIRTFEKNTKGEWVPVLTTAGHIGKYGFTSNMSEGGKKSPIGKFTIGTAFGTEKNPGTKLSYRKITNDDVWVDDPKSKLYNTWQSKKKTSGQWKSAENMNVPAYKYGFVIDYNTKRIPNKGSAIFFHIGNSYTLGCTATSEANVVKILKWLDPSKNPVIIQTPIKELNNY